A stretch of the Nematostella vectensis chromosome 1, jaNemVect1.1, whole genome shotgun sequence genome encodes the following:
- the LOC116617885 gene encoding von Willebrand factor D and EGF domain-containing protein — protein MASSDNVVLKKSFTILLVLEILCSFARAADPCQSYTPIDNPYRSTKYKFNRQGAALCDYKLASGWYRFTSDVGGMIPRTKPEPYMCGTVAPIWMRGPLPQAVGDVQNATACTNFNNIQNGCIRTMPMSVKKCADAQGHYYVYYLRPPYGCAMAYCAGDKEPCPKGQVGIVPNCIDAVIKDFPYALVPTPNVTYLDDNEPQVTMQCKFDFPSWKNVSFHVEWFVNGVSRVNDTVCEGEGCPDRASRLQHRQYFAGNRLHCRLRMRYTTHPQNKWTTLWRQSASFFVGIEVSPTHAHVKECDADTFVTVTFRPTVPIVPDKHSVLDHVPVGIYVPNKFKDQARDAALDTCLLKLYPTDVEQGRTLKIKGVCDNQNDGRKVLDYHFGIDDTHPFWGYYRLPSVRVTVDNTATATCQATGDPHYLTFDKRYYDYYQPGDYMLYSNKKDNFEIHTRLWRCWAVSCNCGVAIREGKDVIVLTACNMQLKYFQPTVMRAHIRSTGNLARGTHVYRSNPGGTMQYNVDLPSGRRVTVERYSWGLNVYLFAPQGDKGNTEGLCGNFNGNWNDDFDIGGDGNSHTSDDSFGTSWRITPDKSFFEVLPPQTPEQDSGMSCFCNKENDAFKPADCKKTANHFLGFGQQGEDITKGMNRKRRSIEDSAYSDDIIEHEERSFFADQHDLEHAYRRMRSRRSIERISMSPENATLYCKSIIEDSVAGKLCSQVPGTDLPKIVQNCIIDLQITGDKAFAGSAFASMKDECEDLALKNLSLFTKDSSGQLQPPAEIGENLCPNDCSGNGNCTNRTCTCEEGFTGADCSLSENSVPELLGIFDGGLCDIRRRPCKKTDIFGDGFISSENLTCHSTEFKVFGDNWVPSAETRKLPGELIDIFGVKCDLPDPPTKLKDYNNPGTPAGGLYIKISNNKIDTSDRHMRFVSYDSLCLKCNKTETCVLRDDACIINGHCFAPNDANPRDWCQQCMPRKTQFTWSRREVNHPPKFTTPSTHYALLGEKLHLQIQATDPDNRPVNYTLATTNAHDYTFTSGGLLNYTMTSSESKTFTVVATDECGAKDTMTITLKLLTCPCQNEGVCHPHPYHPRGSGQYYCACPVGFNGSLCENNIDDCYSAECGNGSCIDGVNNYTCRCYVGYKGALCNERVYNCANDTCFPGVNCTEIPGSVSCGPCPVGLSGDGKTCLALTTTTKPTSKVSSTTGTSVINTEPTTTKKEEKTTSEEIRPTTKPETTTVTGEMRLLIAWRQELSDKRNKEFKDLAKQLSLEIADAFAENKNFISVTILSFREGSVVATFSLVFSGTDGKAPLKDLRKKIKDGQLGSISVEPESLKLTDDKDDEKPQPSSKAAVYAVVGSVVGLVIIVGLLVFVCRKKYYYIVNRTKVQEEVEMKSHAYENPVDIASEKHYQELEAKQEAAYESLQPGAQNEYACIE, from the exons ATGGCGTCGTCTGATAATGTGGTGCTTAAAAAGTCCTTTACCATTTTGCTAGTTTTGGAAATTCTTTGCAGCTTCGCAAGGGCAGCAGATCCTTGTCAAAGCTACACACCAATAGACAACCCTTATCGCAGCACCAAATACAAGTTCAATCGGCAGGGTGCGGCTCTTTGCGACTATAAACTTGCTAGCGGTTGGTACCGTTTCACAAGTGATGTTGGAGGGATGATTCCACGGACAAAGCCCGAGCCGTATATGTGTGGGACCGTGGCGCCTATATGGATGAGAGGACCGCTTCCCCAAGCTGTTGGTGATGTCCAGAATGCGACGGCTTGCACCAACTTCAACAACATTCAAAATGGCTGCATAAGAACGATGCCGATGTCGGTAAAGAAGTGCGCGGACGCCCAGGGGCACTACTATGTGTACTATCTTCGACCACCGTACGGCTGTGCAATGGCATATTGTGCGG GTGATAAAGAGCCCTGTCCCAAAGGCCAAGTGGGAATAGTCCCTAATTGCATAG ATGCAGTGATTAAGGATTTCCCATATGCACTGGTCCCCACGCCAAACGTGACATACCTGGATGACAATGAGCCTCAGGTCACGATGCAGTGCAAGTTTGACTTTCCTTCTTGGAAAAACGTCTCGTTCCACGTCGAGTGGTTTGTGAACGGAGTGAGCAGGGTCAACGATACGGTTtgcgagggggaggggtgtccTGACAGGGCTAGTCGACTTCAGCACCGGCAATATTTCGCAGGAAACAGA CTCCATTGTCGATTGCGGATGAGGTATACGACACACCCTCAAAACAAATGGACGACGTTGTGGAGACAAAGCGCCTCATTTTTCGTTGGAATAGAG GTCTCACCAACTCATGCACACGTCAAAGAGTGCGACGCAGATACCTTTGTGACCGTGACGTTCCGCCCAACAGTACCGATAGTACCAGACAAGCACTCTGTCCTAGACCACGTGCCTGTCGGTATATACGTACCCAACAAATTTAAAGACCAAGCCAGGGACGCTGCCTTGGACACATGCCTTCTTAAGCTATACCCAACTGATGTTGAACAGGGACGAACACTAAAAATAAAGGGAGTCTGTGACAACCAGAACGACGGTAGAAAGGTGCTAGATTACCACTTCGGAATAGATGACACCCATCCATTTTGGGGATACTATAGACTGCCTTCCGTGAGG GTAACTGTTGATAATACGGCAACCGCCACTTGCCAAGCAACGGGGGACCCACATTATCTGACATTCGACAAAAG GTATTACGACTATTACCAACCAGGGGACTACATGTTGTACAGCAACAAGAAAGACAATTTTGAG ATTCACACTCGCTTGTGGAGATGCTGGGCGGTCTCGTGTAACTGTGGTGTAGCCATCCGTGAAGGCAAAGATGTGATCGTTCTCACTGCTTGTAACATGCAACTCAAGTACTTTCAGCCAACTGTGATGAGGGCGCATATTCGCAGTACGGGAAATCTTGCGCGAGGAACACACGTCTATCGCAGCAATCCGGGTGGTACAATGCAATACAAT GTTGATTTACCATCAGGAAGACGTGTTACAGTAGAGCGATACTCGTGGGGCTTGAACGTCTACCTTTTCGCCCCCCAAGGAGATAAAGGAAACACAGAAGGATTGTGCGGTAACTTCAACGGAAACTGGAATGATGACTTTGACATAGGAGGTGACGGCAACTCTCACACTAGTGACGATTCCTTTGGTACTAGCTGGAG AATAACACCTGATAAAAGCTTCTTCGAGGTGCTTCCTCCTCAAACTCCAGAACAAGACTCAGGAATGTCTTGTTTCTGTAACAAAGAGAATGACGCATTCAAACCCGCTGATTGCAAGAAAACCGCAAATCATTTCCTTGGTTTTGGGCAACAAGGTGAAGACATTACAAAAGGAATGAACCGAAAAAGACGATCCATCGAAGATTCGGCATACAGCGATGACATCATTGAGCACGAAGAGAGGAGCTTTTTCGCGGACCAGCATGATCTGGAACACGCCTATAGACGAATGCGAAGTAGGAGGAGCATTGAAAGGATTTCCATGTCTCCAGAGAACGCCACGCTGTATTGCAAAAGTATCATTGAGGACTCAGTCGCCGGTAAACTGTGTAGCCAAGTGCCTGGGACAGATTTGCCTAAAATCGTCCAAAACTGCATCATTGATTTACAG ATTACTGGTGACAAGGCTTTCGCGGGATCGGCATTTGCTTCAATGAAAGATGAGTGTGAAGATCTGGCCTTGAAGAATTTGTCTCTGTTTACAAAAGACTCCAGTGGTCAACTGCAGCCGCCAGCAGAGATAGGAGAGAACCTGTGCCCGAACGACTGCAGCGGTAACGGCAACTGCACCAACAGAACATGCACCTGTGAGGAAGGATTCACCGGCGCCGACTGCTCCTTGTCTGAGAACTCGGTACCTGAACTGCTAGG GATATTCGATGGCGGTCTGTGCGACATAAGAAGGAGACCTTGCAAGAAAACAGATATCTTTGGGGACGGATTTATCAGTTCTGAGAATCTAACATGTCATTCAACCGAATTCAAG GTTTTCGGAGATAACTGGGTCCCGAGCGCCGAGACACGCAAATTACCAGGAGAGTTGATTGACATATTTGGTGTAAAATGCGATCTTCCAGACCCTCCTACTAAACTGAAAGACTACAATAACCCGGGCACGCCTGCTGGTGGCCTTTACATCAAGATCTCCAACAACAAGATTGATACAAGTGATCGACATATGAGATTCGTCTCGTACGACTCACTCTGCCTCAAATGCAACAAGACAGAAACTTGTGTACTCAGG GATGATGCATGTATTATCAACGGACACTGCTTTGCTCCTAATGATGCGAACCCAAGGGACTGGTGCCAGCAATGCATGCCACGGAAAACACAGTTTACTTGGAGCAGACGTGAGG TCAATCATCCCCCAAAGTTTACAACTCCGTCCACCCACTACGCCCTTCTGGGAGAGAAGCTCCATCTGCAGATACAGGCGACGGACCCGGACAACCGCCCAGTCAACTACACCCTCGCTACCACCAACGCCCATGATTACACCTTCACGTCAGGGGGCCTTCTCAACTACACAATGACATCAAGTGAAAGTAAAACATTTACTGTTGTCGCTACTGACGAGTGTGGCGCAAAAGACACGATGACAATCACGCTCAAACTACTTACGTGTCCTTGTCAAAACGAAGGGGTGTGccacccccacccctaccACCCACGGGGATCAGGCCAGTACTACTGTGCCTGTCCGGTAGGATTTAACGGAAGCCTCTGCGAGAACAACATCGATGACTGCTACTCCGCCGAGTGTGGCAATG GATCTTGCATCGACGGCGTGAATAACTATACTTGCCGTTGCTACGTGGGCTACAAGGGGGCCCTATGTAACGAAAGGGTGTATAATTGTGCCAACGACACTTGCTTTCCGGGCGTTAACTGCACTGAGATCCCTGGCAGCGTGTCGTGCGGCCCGTGTCCAGTAGGACTTTCAGGAGATGGGAAGACATGTCTTG CTCTAACAACAACCACAAAACCTACAAGTAAAG TATCTAGCACAACGGGAACTTCAGTGATCAACACAG AGCCGACTACAACAAAAAAAGAGGAGAAGACGACCAGCGAGGAGATTAGACCAACAACAAAACCAGAAACGACAACAG TCACAGGTGAGATGCGACTTTTGATAGCGTGGAGACAGGAATTGTCTGACAAACGCAATAAAGAGTTCAAGGATCTCGCCAAGCAATTGAGTTTGGAG atTGCAGATGCCTTTGCGGAAAACAAGAATTTCATATCAGTCACCATCTTGTCATTCAG GGAGGGTAGTGTAGTGGCGACGTTTTCTCTGGTGTTCTCCGGCACGGATGGCAAGGCGCCACTTAAAGACCTGAGAAAGAAGATCAAAGACGGTCAACTGGGAAGCATCTCTGTCGAGCCCGAGTCGTTGAAGCTTACTGATGACAAAG ATGATGAGAAACCGCAGCCAAGCTCAAAGGCCGCTGTTTACGCGGTGGTAGGATCTGTGGTGGGACTGGTGATAATCGTTGGGcttcttgtttttgtgtgCCGAAAAAAGTACTACTACATTGTCAACAGAACAAAGGTTCAAGAGGAAGTGGAGATGAAGTCACACGCATACGAAAACCCGGTGGACATCGCCTCTGAAAAACATTACCAGGAATTGGAGGCGAAGCAGGAGGCCGCGTACGAAAGTCTTCAGCCAGGAGCTCAAAATGAATACGCATGCATTGAATAG